A section of the Manis javanica isolate MJ-LG unplaced genomic scaffold, MJ_LKY HiC_scaffold_25, whole genome shotgun sequence genome encodes:
- the LOC108403266 gene encoding membrane-spanning 4-domains subfamily A member 12 isoform X2 — MTSSNPTTNLRMYETTLNPFPQSNSMAPGPQQLPGFINLGNQVHHGPPPFIPSLGAFTNYQQGQGNIQMANPATGIPITKLKEEAKILGGIQIMIGVMHIGFGIILGLMNIVYSGVLGFASLTFISGYPFWGGVSFIIAGALSISAAKQSISSLIKSSVGLNIVGAIFAFIGVILLLVDVSINGTPSQDYWAVLSGKGISGILIIFSVLEFCITCTTVHFACQATTNTNRPVLVIPNVYATNP, encoded by the exons ATGACATCATCCAATCCAACAACCAACCTCAGAATGTACGAGACCACACTCAATCCTTTCCCGCAAAGCAACTCCATGGCTCCTGGGCCTCAACAACTTCCCGGTTTCATAAACCTAGGAAACCAGGTTCATCATGGTCCACCTCCCTTCATTCCTTCTCTTGGAGCCTTTACTAACTACCAGCAGGGTCAAggaaatatacaaatggcaaatccAGCCACAGGAATACCAATCACCAAGCTTAAAGAAGAAGCAAAGATACTAGGG gggATACAGATCATGATTGGAGTGATGCACATTGGCTTTGGGATTATTTTGGGTTTGATGAACATCGTGTACAGTGGAGTTTTGGGTTTTGCTTCCTTGACTTTTATTAGCGGATATCCATTCTGGGGTGGTGTCTCT TTCATTATTGCTGGTGCTCTCTCCATATCTGCAGCCAAGCAGAGCATCTCTTCCCTG ATTAAGAGCAGTGTAGGACTGAATATTGTTGGTGCAATCTTTGCCTTCATTGGTGTGATTCTGTTGCTGGTGGATGTGAGCATAAATGGGACACCTAGCCAAGACTACTGGGCAGTG CTTTCTGGGAAAGGAATTTCAGGCATTCTCATTATCTTCTCTGTCTTGGAGTTCTGCATAACTTGTACCACAGTCCATTTTGCCTGTCAAGCAACTACCAACACCAACAGG CCTGTCCTGGTTATTCCAAATGTGTATGCAACCAATCCCTAG
- the LOC108403266 gene encoding membrane-spanning 4-domains subfamily A member 12 isoform X1, whose translation MTSSNPTTNLRMYETTLNPFPQSNSMAPGPQQLPGFINLGNQVHHGPPPFIPSLGAFTNYQQGQGNIQMANPATGIPITKLKEEAKILGGIQIMIGVMHIGFGIILGLMNIVYSGVLGFASLTFISGYPFWGGVSFIIAGALSISAAKQSISSLIKSSVGLNIVGAIFAFIGVILLLVDVSINGTPSQDYWAVLSGKGISGILIIFSVLEFCITCTTVHFACQATTNTNRQPVLVIPNVYATNP comes from the exons ATGACATCATCCAATCCAACAACCAACCTCAGAATGTACGAGACCACACTCAATCCTTTCCCGCAAAGCAACTCCATGGCTCCTGGGCCTCAACAACTTCCCGGTTTCATAAACCTAGGAAACCAGGTTCATCATGGTCCACCTCCCTTCATTCCTTCTCTTGGAGCCTTTACTAACTACCAGCAGGGTCAAggaaatatacaaatggcaaatccAGCCACAGGAATACCAATCACCAAGCTTAAAGAAGAAGCAAAGATACTAGGG gggATACAGATCATGATTGGAGTGATGCACATTGGCTTTGGGATTATTTTGGGTTTGATGAACATCGTGTACAGTGGAGTTTTGGGTTTTGCTTCCTTGACTTTTATTAGCGGATATCCATTCTGGGGTGGTGTCTCT TTCATTATTGCTGGTGCTCTCTCCATATCTGCAGCCAAGCAGAGCATCTCTTCCCTG ATTAAGAGCAGTGTAGGACTGAATATTGTTGGTGCAATCTTTGCCTTCATTGGTGTGATTCTGTTGCTGGTGGATGTGAGCATAAATGGGACACCTAGCCAAGACTACTGGGCAGTG CTTTCTGGGAAAGGAATTTCAGGCATTCTCATTATCTTCTCTGTCTTGGAGTTCTGCATAACTTGTACCACAGTCCATTTTGCCTGTCAAGCAACTACCAACACCAACAGG CAGCCTGTCCTGGTTATTCCAAATGTGTATGCAACCAATCCCTAG